Within the Hermetia illucens chromosome 6, iHerIll2.2.curated.20191125, whole genome shotgun sequence genome, the region ATGTTTCCTGTAAATTAAAAAATCCTTGCATATCTACACTGCCCTGGATAAATATATACAGACGCTTCCAAtcaaataccactgccaccaacATACACATCTCTCACAATATTTTCCCTGAACCAATGCGGGATACATCTCCAAAGTTAGTACAAATAAAGACATGTAATCTTCTGGAATGTTTAGTTAAATGTTGTTTCATGATTCCGATCCTTTTCCACAACCAATTAAAAATTACTGTGCGTTCACTCAACTTAAGCCGATGATTTTGAAATGTCGCCCAGCAAGAACTCAGACTGTGATGCTCATATCTAAATTTCGAAAGCAGTCACAGCAAGAGTTCCCGACAGAAAACATTCTATTTTTCGTACGAAGCAATAATTAAACTCCATGAGACCCTCATCCAAAATGGAAGTTGATGCATGAATGATTTTAATGGTAGTTGTGAAAGCATGTCATGTGTTCAATTATAAAGCGCATGCAAATGGACAAGTTATCCAAAACAAAAACTAAATGATCTTGATATTGAaggaaaatcaatgaaataagCGAAACTATACTTACAATTTGGCTCCATGTAATTCAGATTACTTGGACTAAGATCGGAGAATAGCGCATTGCGAACACCTTTCTTAGTTTCCGCTTCACTCGTCTCATTTGGCGATACACGCGGGAAATTGGCCATTGGCACATCACTCTTAAGGCCGAGATCGTCGGAATTGCTTGACGCAGGACTTGGTTTATTATCTTCTGTTTCGGTGAAGGTATTAGACAGCGACGAAACTGATGAATTTAGTGGTGTCATCATCAGGGTGCCGCCACTATCCCCGGCCGGTGTATTTTGCATTGAAGACGCAGGAGCTATGGACGATGGGGTGGAAGAATTGTTCATTGATGAATGCACAATTTGACTGGAATTAAGTGAGTAGGATGATTGGGATGGTGAATAGGGCGGTGCGGTTGGTGAGAGAGATGGTGGCGGCGAGGGTGACGTATCGCTTGGTGGTAGTGATGTTTCCGGCTTTACGTAGTATTCTTGCAAGCGACTGTTGCTTATATCCAACAGATCCACCTGACTTTGTGTTAACACGGGCTTGGTAGTTGTTTGGTAGATCATACAACCTGCCACGTCCGCTAAATCTTTACTAGAACTACTGATTTCAGAACTGCCCGCGGCAGACACTGAAGAGGCATCCATAATGGATTGATTTAAGTTTCGTTGTGCCGAACGGATGGGATATGTTCCtgaattcacaagaaaaaaacccTCAGTTGGATCGAATCAATCATTTATGCTGCAATGAAAAATCCGCTCACCTTGTTTTCGTTTGCCACTTTCCGATAGAGGCGTCGTAATAGGCTTCACACCATTCAACAGCGGATCATTGGAGAACGATACTGGACTTGTAGGGGAATCCGTACAAAGGAAAActccaatttcaccattgttCTCAGCCTTAAGATGAATTTCTCGGGGAAACTGTGCGTCAGGTAACTGAAAGCAAAGATCCAATGAGTAAGAACATGCCCTTCTAATTGAGCTAGTCCATCACGTCTTACCACTAATTTCGCCTCGGGCGGAGCCTTTATCACCATCACATTCTCATCCTTAAATATATCGATACTTTTTAAATCATGATGCGTCACATACGCATGCCGATTATTGTGAATCTGACCGCCGCCAAGCGCTTGACGTATCTGGCCAATTAAATCATCTAAAACATTTTCCTTCTGTTCGAGTCTATCGCTCTCTAATTGCATTTGTCGCGATCTTTCATCACTCACAAATGAATGACCGCATTTCCATTGTATATTGTTTTTGGATTTCTTTTCCAGGATACCGATTCCTTCAAGAACATTGGTGATATCGTAGATACGACGTTTTTGTACTTCCAAGCGCTTTGAAGCAATGTTGAGGTCAACAACGCCTTCATGCGATTCTTGTAGCAGATCGACAAATCTCTTGGTAAGGATGCCTAGCGAAGTGTCGGCCCGATTGCCATCTGGCGATCGTTTTTTCGATGAACTACATGATTTTGTGGACGAATGATTGGCGGTGAAGGATTGTTTGGCCATCTTTGTGGGTGTGTCGGCCATGGGGAGATGTCGCTTAACCTGAAACAGAGAATGTAGGATTTATACCGCAAGCATCGATGGTTGAATGTCTAACCTTGTAAAATTTTGTAATGGCTGATTCCGATTTAGTTGGCTGTGTCCTGGAAACGTATTGCGGCTGAGGTGTTGCCCCGTAGCCATGATCCAAAAGATGCGAATTGACCTTGGAATTGGGCGGTGGCGTTGTTGGTTCTGCACCAATCATTTTAGTACCTGAAAAATGTTATTCAATTCAACCGGGTTCAATGCGAATAAACTTAATGAGTTGCTCCATCGTCTTACCTGTATTCACTTCGGAACCGGCCGATGTCAGGTTGTATCTAGAAATATTTGTTTTCGTCGATGGTTGCGGTGGTGTGTAGTATGATATCGTTTTATTCGTGCCATTGCTACTGTCGTAGGAAAGCTTACGAATTGTTGTTGTGCCGCCACTACCACCGCCTCCTCCACCATTTCCGCTGTACGACTGTCGAACATTCTGTTGCGTCTGTTGCGTTGATTTTGGTGTGTTATTATTATAAGATGtttgctgttgctgctgctgctgttgatgatgatgatacacttGTTCcgaatgttgttgctgttgataGTAGTGTGGTTGTTGATTTTGTTGATTTGAGTAATGATTTGTTGGATTTTGTTGTGCTGTTGTGCTACCGTTACTATTGTAATTGCCCGGATTGTAATATCTAGACATCTTTTAGTGAAATTTGTCTTTTGAAAAGTAGTTTTTGTCTCGTGTTATCCTTGATTAATTGTCCGCTAGTCGGTAGTGTGCAATCACTCTGTTGTAGGATGATATCCAGTTTGATTGCTCTTGGGTTTATTATTGATACTTTTTTCTATCTATCTTTTTACTCTTAGCTCATTACACTAAACTTATTGACTAAAATAGCACCGTTGATTCTACATCTGAAAGAGAAGAGTAAAAGATTGATTTGAGTATTAAGCGCAATACACATTTCtcaataaaatgaaaagaatgTTCACCTTGGCCCCCCCCGATATGACTAGCAACCCACAGTTTTCACTTCATTCGTCTGCAAGTTTCACAAAGCATCAAAGGTGGTCTCATTGCAAAATGTGAAATCCCATGAAATTATCCAGAAATAAAATTCCAAATAGCCGaattttcaaaacatattttcaCTCTTTATTGTGGCGAAATTAATCGCTCGTCTCTCTGTTGTCAGACAATGTCTGGATGACTGCATCCACGCACTTTCAAAGAGAATGAATCATTGGACCAAAACATGACCGACTAATTTTAGCATGATTAAGAGTTTAAGTTTCCACGACGCTTAACATATTTGCAAGGACAGTTGAGTTGTTCTAATTTCTTGCGAATATTTACGTTGATGTTAATTGGGTTAAGCTTCCGACAATTGCACTTTttgatgttatatatttctggagATAGCAAACCGTTGCAACTCAACCTGAAGTTGACTATCTGGATGTATTAAAAGCAACTCTTGGTTTCAACTGGGCACTGCGATGAGCATCAACTACTAAAGATTGACAATGCACACTCTGTGGGAGGACTTCGTTCcagaactttaaaaaaatatatatacctTGCCCGGGTCTTTAACGTTTCATACAAGAAGCGTTCATCTCTCCACATCAGCCTACAATGTGTAAACACCAACGACTCGAGGACTCTTACCTTACCCAGATGTCCTTCCAATAAATAAAAGTTTATCTGTTCACAGCAAGCACAGGATTCTGACATTAATCCTACATAAGAGATTGATTAATGATCACAATTTCTACACCCTCCACATGTGCCATTGGGGGAACACCAATTCGAAACATCCCTGACTATCTTGAGAAATGGAGCTCCTGAATTAATTACCGCTCCGTCTCTCCTTGAATTGAATTGTTTCATTTGTTGTCATCCCTTCATTCCTAATGATTTAAGGGTCACGTTTCATTCTGCCTTCAGTCGACCCGCTCAGGCTATGCTTAAAAGTTGTCTCAGCAGACAAGTTCTCGCATAACCTCTCGTTGGTGATCGTTGAAACTGTTTTCTAACAGGCCAAGGGTGCGGAGgatcattttggccacggaTCATGTTGAATTGGCCGATGGACGACCTGGAGCAATATTTGCAGGATTGGCCTGTTCCTGTTCTGTGAAGGCATATCAAGCCAAGGTGGAGCCAAATACGCCGCACTTGAATATGCGTATTTCGAAACATCGTAGGCATCTTCAATGTAGTTTAGGATCTTTGCCTTTGTGGCCGAACTATCTAGGGTAGAATCCTTTTTTGCCGAAATTCCTGCGGGACCAAGAATGCAATAAAAAGACCAAGAAGCAATAAAAAGAAGTCAAATGGCGAGGAAATCCTACGAAGCATGTTTTCATATGCTTTTTGCTTCCACTCAGTATACCCCCAGATCCCAAGCACCCCAGTGATAGTAAGACTTAAACTAAACTAGTGTTTCCCGGCCCGGAAGCCTCTTAGCAAAATAAGCATAACGAATACTAGAATAGCTCTTCTATACTGACACGGTCAACGTCAAACCTACACAGGAGAGGtcccaaaaaccaaaaagtgCCATGGAGTCTCTGAACAGCTAGTACTAGGAAGTCAACCATACTCTGAGAGCCAAATTTAATGAGCGGAACGAATGCGCAAACCGTATACTTTCCTAATTCGAGAAATTATAAAGGCTGGGAAGACATCCATTCATCCATACTTCCCGGTATCGGGCCAGCAACCCTGCCCTGAATCAAAActaagtggccaaggagaacatCCACGTGATAGCGCTGGGAAACGCTGCATTTACATTGACtattgtgatgcagtaggcaaacGCTCCAAGGCCTTGAGCGAGCACACTcgagtctacacggggactcatctgaagtggccacGAAACATGGCCAAtgcttatctggtaccatgtgaAACAGGATGGCCCTCTGTGTTCCAGGAGAATTGCTGGGGCATATATTCTCggcccagttatttgcggttggccttccttgtgggaatttcatggtggttgtgcccaTGTTTTAGGCAAAGCTCCTCGTAGGTTTAAACGTGCAGTTGCGCAACTCGGGTGTTATAAACGCTGAGCCTGACCTCagcataaaccagtaccgctgtgccaatcATTGCGGGGCTCTGACTGTTGAAGAGGACCATGTAATTATTTAAGTATGGATGTTCGTGTCCCATCTGTTACCAACCTTCAATTCTAttgatttctttcaaaattACTTGAACTAGCGCCCAAAAAGAGTCACATGTCATGCTCCCTTTAGTCTGTTCATCAGGCTATGCTTCAAGTTAAGGTTTCATCAGCAGGACTCCCCACACAACTTCTATGTGGTAACTGTTGGAAACTGTGTGCTAGGCCGGGCTAGAAGTTCGCCCAGCTGATGAGGATACACTTGGGGGCTGGTCATGTTTGAAGTGAAACTGGCGAATGAACCACAGCAACAGCTC harbors:
- the LOC119658789 gene encoding transcription factor E2f1; the encoded protein is MSRYYNPGNYNSNGSTTAQQNPTNHYSNQQNQQPHYYQQQQHSEQVYHHHQQQQQQQQTSYNNNTPKSTQQTQQNVRQSYSGNGGGGGGSGGTTTIRKLSYDSSNGTNKTISYYTPPQPSTKTNISRYNLTSAGSEVNTGTKMIGAEPTTPPPNSKVNSHLLDHGYGATPQPQYVSRTQPTKSESAITKFYKVKRHLPMADTPTKMAKQSFTANHSSTKSCSSSKKRSPDGNRADTSLGILTKRFVDLLQESHEGVVDLNIASKRLEVQKRRIYDITNVLEGIGILEKKSKNNIQWKCGHSFVSDERSRQMQLESDRLEQKENVLDDLIGQIRQALGGGQIHNNRHAYVTHHDLKSIDIFKDENVMVIKAPPEAKLVLPDAQFPREIHLKAENNGEIGVFLCTDSPTSPVSFSNDPLLNGVKPITTPLSESGKRKQGTYPIRSAQRNLNQSIMDASSVSAAGSSEISSSSKDLADVAGCMIYQTTTKPVLTQSQVDLLDISNSRLQEYYVKPETSLPPSDTSPSPPPSLSPTAPPYSPSQSSYSLNSSQIVHSSMNNSSTPSSIAPASSMQNTPAGDSGGTLMMTPLNSSVSSLSNTFTETEDNKPSPASSNSDDLGLKSDVPMANFPRVSPNETSEAETKKGVRNALFSDLSPSNLNYMEPNYFDFTAPFLPIEPPLESDYNFSLCQSEGLSDLFDLL